The following are from one region of the Novosphingobium humi genome:
- a CDS encoding DUF2147 domain-containing protein encodes MIALLGILAAAAAPSPQDALGRWQTETKHGVVEIAACGPSICGRLVESDALRTNPQLRDIRNKDAAQRDRMLKGLTILQGFHAKSGEWAGGTIYNGDDGGTYQATLTMIDRDTLKVKGCIVWPLCKSQTWKRLR; translated from the coding sequence ATGATTGCCCTGTTAGGGATATTGGCGGCCGCCGCCGCGCCATCGCCTCAGGATGCGCTGGGCCGGTGGCAGACCGAGACAAAGCATGGCGTGGTGGAAATTGCCGCCTGCGGGCCATCGATCTGCGGGCGGCTGGTGGAATCCGATGCGCTGCGCACCAATCCGCAATTGCGCGACATCAGGAACAAGGACGCCGCCCAGCGCGACCGCATGCTCAAAGGCCTGACGATCCTTCAGGGGTTTCATGCCAAGAGCGGCGAATGGGCGGGCGGCACGATCTATAATGGCGACGATGGCGGCACCTATCAGGCCACGCTGACCATGATCGACCGTGACACGCTCAAGGTAAAGGGTTGCATCGTCTGGCCTTTGTGCAAGAGCCAGACCTGGAAGCGCTTGCGCTGA
- a CDS encoding OmpP1/FadL family transporter, which translates to MTSVRKFSRAAKVSALLLGLIPAQAMASGFYIVEQSPKATGRAYSGEVADTGPESLWWNPAAIAGQKGITIHAGASAILPSAKMTNVNTIIVRPGQAPAPVGGDQVNSNPIENGVVPTGAISYGLTDKVALGLAITAPYNFTTDYPTTSWARYSGLRTSLRTIDIQPGIAIEVLPGLRIGAAANIEYAKAELGNALPNLSPLLADGSQKLSGNGWDMGWSAGFQLQRGPVSIGASYKSSVKHTLNGSVTVAGLLGPLAANNGTVNTSASFSTPWQAIFGVRYAVTPAITLNAQATASGWSKFDAIRLAAPYNTAIPENYRDSWSYAVGVDVAVSPRWTLRSGVARDLTPVRNTERDARVPDTNRWVFAMGATHQMTKRFAVDVGVNYLTLDSGPINRTTAAYVGTAAQTPILMNGTVNSAHVFILALGGRLTL; encoded by the coding sequence ATGACTTCGGTTCGCAAATTTTCCCGTGCCGCCAAGGTTTCCGCGCTGCTGCTGGGTCTGATCCCGGCGCAGGCGATGGCCAGCGGCTTCTATATCGTCGAACAAAGCCCCAAGGCCACGGGCCGCGCCTATTCGGGCGAGGTGGCCGATACCGGCCCTGAGTCGCTGTGGTGGAATCCGGCGGCGATCGCCGGGCAAAAGGGCATCACCATCCACGCCGGGGCCAGCGCGATCCTGCCAAGCGCCAAGATGACCAATGTGAACACGATCATCGTGCGTCCCGGTCAGGCCCCCGCGCCCGTGGGCGGCGATCAGGTGAACAGCAACCCCATCGAAAACGGCGTCGTGCCGACCGGCGCGATCTCCTATGGCCTGACCGACAAGGTGGCGCTGGGGCTGGCCATCACCGCGCCGTATAATTTCACCACCGATTATCCCACCACCAGCTGGGCGCGCTATTCGGGGCTGCGCACATCGCTGCGCACCATCGACATTCAGCCCGGCATCGCCATCGAGGTGCTGCCCGGTCTGCGCATCGGTGCAGCCGCCAATATCGAATATGCCAAGGCCGAACTGGGCAATGCCCTGCCCAATCTCTCGCCCCTGCTGGCCGATGGGTCGCAGAAATTGTCGGGCAACGGCTGGGACATGGGCTGGTCGGCCGGTTTCCAGCTTCAGCGCGGGCCGGTCAGCATCGGCGCCAGCTACAAGTCTTCGGTCAAGCATACGCTCAATGGTTCGGTGACAGTGGCGGGCCTGCTGGGGCCGCTGGCGGCCAACAATGGCACGGTCAACACCTCGGCATCCTTCAGCACGCCATGGCAGGCGATTTTCGGCGTCCGCTATGCCGTGACCCCGGCGATCACGCTGAACGCGCAGGCCACCGCCAGCGGATGGTCGAAGTTTGACGCGATCCGTCTGGCCGCGCCCTATAACACCGCGATCCCCGAAAATTACCGCGACAGCTGGAGCTATGCGGTGGGCGTGGATGTGGCTGTCTCGCCGCGCTGGACGCTGCGCAGCGGCGTGGCGCGCGATCTGACCCCGGTGCGCAACACCGAGCGCGACGCGCGCGTGCCCGACACCAACCGCTGGGTCTTTGCCATGGGCGCCACGCATCAGATGACGAAGCGTTTCGCGGTCGATGTCGGCGTCAATTACCTGACGCTGGACAGCGGGCCGATCAACCGCACCACGGCGGCCTATGTCGGCACGGCCGCGCAAACGCCGATCCTGATGAACGGCACGGTCAATTCGGCGCATGTGTTCATCCTGGCGCTGGGCGGTCGATTGACCCTCTGA
- a CDS encoding long-chain-fatty-acid--CoA ligase produces MIATDDAKTFGQKGWMPQARLITDLLDKAVEHHAERIALDFLGRTWTYGEVGRLADRAARGLYALGLRKGDRFALCLPNTPYFVVMYFAALKIGAVIVNLNPMYTPREMDHLIRDSGARMIAVPDVASIYAKVREVGPAAGIEKIVMCPLAPILPTLQSLGWRVLKRREHARYSEDDLHIGFFRLIERKGDMPAIERDPHDLAVLQYTGGTTGTPKGAMLSHANLTANSAQMLMHMGHDPSEQERVLGVLPMFHVFALTTVLNFSVEIAAQIVLLARFDLKQMLGTIKRTRPTIIFGVPTIWVAMNNDVAPGEAPDLSHLSACVSGGAPLPLDVRQAFEKLTGAIITEGYGLSEASPIITCNPINGRIKANSCGPAFPATIIEIRNPESGEILPIGERGEVCARGPQVMKGYWNRPEDTEKTFVDGALRTGDIGYLDDEGYLFLVDRMKDVILCGGFNVYPRVIEDAAYHHPAVEEAIAIGIPDAYRGQSPKLFIKLHAGMTATPQELLAFLGDYLNKIEIPKEIEIRDHLPRTLVGKLSKKELVEEERRKREGQP; encoded by the coding sequence ATGATTGCAACGGATGATGCCAAGACCTTTGGGCAGAAAGGGTGGATGCCGCAGGCGCGGCTGATCACCGATCTGCTGGACAAGGCGGTTGAGCATCACGCCGAAAGGATCGCGCTCGACTTTCTGGGCCGCACATGGACCTATGGCGAGGTTGGGCGTCTGGCCGACCGGGCGGCGCGAGGGCTTTACGCGCTGGGCCTGCGCAAGGGGGATCGCTTTGCGCTGTGCCTGCCCAACACGCCTTATTTCGTGGTCATGTATTTTGCCGCGCTCAAAATCGGGGCGGTGATCGTCAATCTCAACCCGATGTATACCCCGCGTGAGATGGATCACCTGATCCGCGATTCCGGGGCGCGGATGATTGCCGTGCCCGATGTGGCCAGCATCTATGCCAAGGTGCGCGAGGTCGGCCCGGCGGCGGGCATTGAAAAGATCGTGATGTGTCCGCTCGCCCCTATCCTGCCCACGCTGCAATCCTTGGGCTGGCGGGTGCTCAAACGGCGCGAACATGCGCGCTATTCCGAGGATGATCTGCATATCGGCTTCTTCCGCCTGATCGAGCGCAAGGGCGATATGCCCGCCATCGAGCGCGATCCCCATGATCTGGCCGTGCTGCAATATACCGGGGGCACCACCGGCACGCCCAAGGGCGCGATGCTCAGCCATGCCAATCTGACCGCCAATTCGGCGCAGATGCTGATGCATATGGGCCATGATCCGTCCGAGCAGGAGCGCGTGCTGGGCGTGCTGCCGATGTTCCATGTCTTTGCGCTGACCACGGTCTTGAACTTTTCGGTCGAGATCGCGGCGCAAATCGTGCTGCTGGCCCGATTTGACCTGAAACAGATGCTGGGCACGATCAAGCGGACGCGGCCCACGATCATCTTTGGCGTGCCCACGATCTGGGTGGCGATGAACAATGACGTGGCGCCGGGCGAAGCGCCCGACCTGTCGCATCTCTCGGCCTGCGTTTCGGGCGGGGCGCCGCTTCCGCTGGACGTGCGTCAGGCGTTTGAAAAGCTGACGGGCGCGATCATCACCGAGGGCTATGGCCTGTCGGAGGCCAGCCCCATCATCACCTGCAACCCGATCAACGGGCGGATCAAGGCCAATAGCTGCGGCCCGGCCTTTCCGGCCACGATCATCGAGATCCGCAACCCGGAAAGTGGCGAAATCCTGCCCATCGGCGAGCGCGGCGAAGTCTGCGCGCGCGGGCCGCAGGTGATGAAGGGCTATTGGAACCGGCCGGAGGACACCGAAAAGACCTTTGTCGATGGCGCGCTGCGCACAGGCGACATCGGCTATCTCGATGATGAGGGCTATCTCTTCCTGGTCGACCGGATGAAGGATGTCATCCTGTGCGGGGGCTTTAACGTCTATCCGCGCGTGATCGAGGATGCCGCCTATCACCACCCTGCGGTCGAGGAAGCCATCGCCATCGGCATTCCCGACGCCTATCGCGGGCAAAGCCCCAAATTGTTCATCAAGCTGCACGCCGGGATGACGGCCACGCCGCAGGAATTGCTGGCCTTCCTTGGCGACTATCTCAACAAGATCGAGATCCCCAAGGAGATCGAGATCCGCGACCATCTGCCGCGCACGCTGGTGGGCAAATTGTCGAAAAAGGAACTGGTGGAGGAGGAGCGCCGCAAACGCGAGGGTCAGCCCTGA
- a CDS encoding MerR family transcriptional regulator, protein MDAKQEETGLEDTGKNRDLMGIQEVAGMLGVTHRTLRFYEDKGLIEPRRVGNTRIYARREVARMQLILRGKRLGFTIREISEFLDLYDADPEHVEQSKLLLRRIRERLKLLARQRAAIEETVAELKKLEAETLAEIAAAGG, encoded by the coding sequence ATGGACGCGAAACAGGAGGAGACGGGGCTGGAGGACACTGGCAAAAACCGCGACCTGATGGGGATTCAGGAGGTCGCCGGGATGCTGGGCGTCACCCACCGCACCTTGCGCTTTTACGAGGACAAGGGGCTGATCGAGCCGCGGCGGGTGGGCAACACGCGCATCTATGCAAGGCGCGAGGTGGCGCGGATGCAATTGATCCTGCGCGGCAAGCGGCTGGGCTTCACCATCCGCGAGATCAGCGAGTTCCTCGACCTTTATGATGCCGACCCCGAGCATGTCGAGCAATCCAAGCTGCTGCTGCGCCGCATCCGCGAAAGGCTGAAACTGCTGGCGCGGCAAAGGGCGGCGATTGAGGAAACCGTGGCCGAATTGAAAAAGCTGGAAGCTGAAACGCTGGCCGAGATCGCGGCGGCGGGCGGGTAA
- a CDS encoding SDR family NAD(P)-dependent oxidoreductase, with translation MSDTANWAENHIALVTGATSGFGQAVALRLLAGGARVIATGRRRERLAELAAEAGTDRLLTIELDVTEKDCGEKLLAALPDDFAGIDILFNNAGLALGLGPAHTADLDEWETMIETNISGVVRIARAVLPGMVERGRGHVINVSSVAATYPYPGGNVYGGTKAFVRQFSLGLRADLLGTPIKVTSLEPGACETEFSQVRFGGDKDKAAAVYAGMKPLSADDVAQTVEAVLRLPEHLNVNTIEIMPVAQAFSPFAMARK, from the coding sequence ATGAGTGACACCGCCAATTGGGCCGAAAACCACATCGCCTTGGTGACGGGGGCGACCTCTGGCTTTGGCCAGGCGGTGGCGCTGCGGTTGCTGGCGGGCGGGGCGCGGGTGATCGCCACCGGGCGGCGGCGCGAGCGTTTGGCCGAACTGGCCGCAGAGGCAGGCACCGACCGCCTGCTGACCATCGAGCTGGACGTGACGGAAAAGGACTGCGGCGAGAAGCTGCTGGCCGCCCTGCCCGATGACTTTGCCGGGATCGACATCCTGTTCAACAATGCCGGCCTCGCGCTGGGTCTGGGTCCGGCGCACACGGCCGATCTGGACGAATGGGAAACCATGATCGAGACCAACATCTCCGGCGTGGTGCGCATCGCCCGCGCGGTTCTGCCCGGCATGGTGGAGCGCGGGCGCGGCCATGTCATCAATGTTTCCAGCGTGGCGGCCACCTATCCCTATCCGGGCGGCAATGTCTATGGCGGCACCAAGGCCTTTGTGCGTCAGTTCTCGCTGGGCCTGCGCGCCGATCTGCTGGGCACCCCGATCAAGGTCACATCGCTGGAGCCGGGCGCCTGCGAAACCGAATTTTCGCAGGTCCGCTTTGGCGGCGACAAGGACAAGGCCGCCGCCGTCTATGCGGGGATGAAGCCGCTCTCGGCCGATGATGTGGCCCAGACGGTCGAGGCGGTGCTGCGCCTGCCCGAACATCTCAACGTCAACACGATCGAGATCATGCCCGTGGCGCAGGCTTTCAGCCCCTTTGCCATGGCGCGCAAATAA
- a CDS encoding glutathione S-transferase family protein: MLELFTSETPNGWKVTILLEELGVPYKVTPISLTNQEQKTPEFLAINPNGKIPALVDDGFAVFESGAILLYLAEKFGRFIPADAQGRSRAIQWVMWQVSGLGPMMGQATVFNRYFPEKLPSVIERYTRESRRLLGVLDAALEGRDYLVGDYSIADIACFPWVRGHEWAGVTLDGLPNIARWMAAIGARPAVQRGLLIPTPPTAEEMAAKTTTQGKAILA, translated from the coding sequence ATGCTCGAACTCTTTACCTCCGAAACGCCCAATGGCTGGAAAGTCACGATCCTGCTCGAGGAGCTGGGCGTACCCTATAAAGTCACCCCGATTTCGTTGACCAATCAGGAGCAGAAGACGCCCGAATTTCTGGCTATCAACCCCAATGGCAAGATCCCTGCGTTGGTGGACGATGGTTTTGCCGTGTTTGAATCGGGCGCGATCCTGCTCTATCTGGCTGAGAAATTCGGGCGCTTCATCCCCGCCGACGCGCAGGGGCGCAGCCGCGCGATCCAGTGGGTGATGTGGCAGGTTTCCGGCCTCGGTCCGATGATGGGGCAGGCGACGGTGTTCAACCGCTATTTCCCCGAAAAGCTGCCCTCGGTGATCGAGCGCTATACGCGCGAAAGCCGCCGTCTGCTGGGCGTGCTGGATGCGGCGCTGGAGGGGCGCGATTATCTGGTGGGCGACTATTCGATTGCCGACATCGCCTGCTTCCCATGGGTGCGCGGGCACGAATGGGCCGGGGTCACGCTTGATGGCCTGCCCAATATCGCGCGCTGGATGGCGGCGATTGGCGCGCGGCCTGCGGTTCAGCGCGGTCTGCTGATACCCACTCCGCCCACCGCCGAGGAAATGGCGGCCAAGACCACCACGCAGGGCAAGGCAATTCTGGCCTAA
- a CDS encoding beta-etherase produces the protein MAKDNKITFFDLTHESGCTTSPFVWATKYALKHKGFDLDVVPGGFTGILDRTGGRSERLPVICDDGEYVLDSWLIAEYLDAKYPDRPTLIGDPSVKVLTQFLETWLWKTVVGPWARCFAVQYRDRCFPHDIQYITESRLRMWGKPMEELIVGREDVFPKVLPEMELLRGILREHKWLGGETPNYADYRALAVFLWAASIADTPPMTEDDPLRDWIDRGFDLYGGLGRIPGMSPLFGLKLREGDPEPFAKGPSLVAGLVKRNTGPASTAAETAHITGKGEKAPA, from the coding sequence ATGGCCAAGGATAACAAGATCACCTTTTTCGATCTGACCCACGAAAGCGGATGCACCACCAGCCCCTTCGTCTGGGCCACCAAATATGCGCTCAAACACAAGGGTTTTGATCTGGATGTGGTGCCGGGGGGCTTTACCGGCATTCTGGATCGCACGGGCGGGCGGTCCGAACGCCTGCCGGTGATCTGCGATGATGGCGAATATGTGCTCGATAGCTGGCTGATCGCGGAATATCTGGATGCCAAATATCCCGACCGGCCCACGCTGATCGGCGATCCTTCGGTCAAGGTGCTGACCCAGTTCCTCGAAACCTGGCTGTGGAAGACGGTGGTCGGCCCGTGGGCTCGCTGTTTTGCGGTGCAATACCGCGACCGCTGCTTTCCGCATGACATCCAGTATATCACCGAATCGCGCCTGCGCATGTGGGGCAAGCCGATGGAGGAACTGATCGTGGGGCGCGAGGATGTGTTCCCCAAGGTCTTGCCGGAAATGGAATTGCTGCGCGGCATTCTGCGCGAACACAAATGGCTGGGCGGGGAAACGCCCAATTATGCCGATTACCGCGCTCTGGCGGTGTTTCTCTGGGCCGCCAGCATTGCCGACACCCCGCCGATGACCGAGGACGACCCGCTGCGCGACTGGATCGACCGCGGTTTTGACCTTTACGGCGGCTTGGGCCGCATTCCGGGCATGAGCCCGCTGTTCGGCCTCAAACTGCGCGAGGGCGATCCCGAGCCCTTCGCCAAGGGACCCTCGCTGGTGGCGGGTCTTGTCAAGCGCAACACCGGCCCAGCCAGCACGGCGGCCGAAACCGCCCATATCACCGGCAAGGGCGAGAAAGCGCCCGCATGA
- a CDS encoding glutathione S-transferase family protein, translating to MMHTSGEQEPPSGVLRMYHIPGCPFSERVEILLSLKGLAERLAHHDIDISRPRPDWLLRKTRGTTALPALELENGAVLKESMVILRYFDDRFPGVRIARSDPYEHAVEQMLCATDGAFTGAGYRMILNRDPAQREALKADVDAQYARIDAFLRDYAPDGDFLFDRFGWAEVAFAPMFKRLWFLEYYEDYAVPQNLTRVLRWREACLNYPAVAEIHTHRELMTLYYDYAQGGGNGRIPEGRKVSSFTLDPPWSARPMPPRDKWGHAAGDAELGLIPA from the coding sequence ATGATGCACACATCTGGCGAGCAGGAGCCGCCCTCCGGCGTCTTGCGGATGTATCATATTCCGGGCTGCCCCTTTTCCGAAAGGGTGGAGATCCTGCTGTCACTGAAAGGGCTGGCCGAAAGGCTGGCCCATCATGACATAGACATTTCCCGCCCCCGCCCCGATTGGCTGCTGCGCAAAACGCGGGGCACCACCGCCCTGCCCGCGCTGGAGCTGGAAAATGGCGCGGTGCTCAAGGAAAGCATGGTCATCCTGCGCTATTTCGACGACCGCTTTCCCGGCGTCCGCATCGCGCGCTCCGATCCTTATGAGCATGCGGTGGAACAGATGCTCTGCGCCACCGATGGGGCCTTCACCGGGGCGGGATACCGGATGATCCTCAACCGTGACCCGGCCCAGCGCGAGGCATTGAAGGCCGACGTCGATGCGCAATATGCGCGGATCGATGCTTTCCTGCGCGATTATGCGCCGGACGGTGATTTCCTGTTCGACCGCTTCGGTTGGGCCGAGGTCGCCTTTGCCCCCATGTTCAAGCGGCTGTGGTTTCTGGAATATTATGAGGATTATGCAGTGCCGCAGAACCTCACCCGCGTATTGCGCTGGCGCGAGGCGTGCCTCAATTACCCGGCCGTGGCCGAAATCCATACCCACCGCGAATTGATGACGCTCTATTACGATTATGCCCAAGGCGGCGGCAACGGCCGCATCCCGGAAGGGCGCAAAGTCTCCAGCTTTACCCTCGATCCGCCATGGAGCGCCCGCCCCATGCCCCCCCGCGACAAATGGGGCCACGCCGCCGGCGATGCCGAGCTTGGCCTGATTCCCGCCTGA
- a CDS encoding aldehyde dehydrogenase family protein, with protein MKNYPQNFINGQWVDSIGGTPHTVINPATEGPAGQITLGTAADVDAAVAAARRAFESFSQTTKEERIALLGAIIEAYKTRIGDIAEAISTEMGCPISTSSTAQAGSGLGHLANALAALQAYDFEEKIGDNKVVREPIGVVGLITPWNWPMNQIVAKVAPALAAGCTIVLKPSEEAPTCAAVFAEVLAAAGVPAGVFNLVQGDGPGVGAAMAAHPDIDMISFTGSTRAGIMVAKAAADTVKRVTQELGGKSPNIILPGTPLDKALPGGCGGVLLNSGQSCVAPTRMLVHVSQHDEAAKLAGEIFGGKPVGDPLAEGGHIGPVVNKAQFDKIQGLIAKGIEEGATLVTGGLGRPDGVDKGYFVRPTVFANVTNDMAIAREEIFGPVLVILPYKDLDEAVAIANDTPYGLGAYIAGDPAVAKTIVGKIRAGSVYVNAGGLAMDMPFGGYKQSGNGREFGKFGLEEYLEVKSVIGALPA; from the coding sequence ATGAAGAACTATCCGCAGAATTTCATCAACGGCCAGTGGGTCGACAGCATTGGCGGCACGCCCCACACCGTCATCAACCCGGCCACGGAAGGGCCTGCCGGCCAGATCACCTTGGGCACCGCGGCGGACGTGGACGCCGCCGTTGCCGCCGCGCGCCGCGCCTTTGAAAGCTTCAGCCAGACCACCAAGGAAGAGCGCATCGCCCTGCTGGGCGCCATCATCGAGGCCTATAAGACGCGCATCGGCGATATTGCCGAGGCGATCAGCACCGAAATGGGCTGCCCGATCAGCACGTCCTCCACCGCGCAGGCAGGGTCGGGTCTGGGCCATCTGGCCAATGCGCTGGCCGCCTTGCAGGCCTATGATTTTGAGGAAAAGATCGGCGACAACAAGGTCGTGCGCGAACCCATCGGTGTCGTAGGCCTGATTACGCCGTGGAACTGGCCGATGAACCAGATCGTCGCCAAGGTCGCCCCGGCGCTGGCGGCGGGCTGCACCATCGTGCTCAAGCCCTCCGAAGAAGCCCCCACCTGCGCCGCCGTCTTTGCCGAGGTTCTGGCTGCAGCGGGCGTTCCGGCGGGCGTGTTCAATCTGGTGCAGGGCGACGGGCCGGGCGTGGGCGCGGCGATGGCCGCCCATCCCGATATCGACATGATCAGCTTTACCGGATCGACCCGCGCCGGGATCATGGTGGCCAAGGCGGCCGCCGACACCGTCAAGCGCGTGACGCAGGAACTGGGCGGGAAATCGCCCAACATCATCCTGCCCGGCACGCCGCTTGACAAGGCGCTGCCCGGTGGTTGCGGCGGCGTGCTGCTCAATTCGGGGCAGAGCTGCGTCGCGCCCACGCGCATGCTGGTCCATGTTTCCCAGCATGACGAGGCCGCCAAGCTGGCAGGCGAAATCTTCGGCGGCAAGCCCGTCGGCGATCCTCTGGCCGAGGGCGGCCATATCGGCCCGGTGGTCAACAAGGCGCAGTTCGACAAGATCCAGGGCCTGATCGCCAAGGGCATTGAAGAAGGCGCCACGCTGGTCACCGGCGGTCTGGGCCGCCCCGATGGCGTGGACAAGGGCTATTTCGTGCGTCCCACCGTCTTTGCCAATGTCACCAATGACATGGCCATCGCGCGTGAGGAAATCTTTGGCCCCGTGCTGGTCATCCTGCCGTACAAGGATCTGGATGAGGCGGTCGCCATCGCCAATGACACGCCCTATGGCCTTGGCGCCTATATCGCGGGCGATCCCGCCGTGGCGAAAACCATCGTGGGCAAGATCCGCGCGGGCTCGGTCTATGTGAACGCGGGCGGCTTGGCGATGGACATGCCCTTTGGCGGATACAAGCAATCGGGCAATGGCCGCGAATTCGGCAAATTCGGCCTTGAGGAATATCTGGAGGTCAAGTCGGTGATCGGCGCGCTTCCGGCGTGA
- a CDS encoding helix-turn-helix transcriptional regulator, giving the protein MAQREELTRFLKAARGRLAPTDVGLPAGERRRTRGLRREEVATLAGMSVTWYTWFEQGREVQLSAAMIERLGKALRLEPQEREFLFALAQHRPPPLTGRADEAVRPSTQQLMDSLSIPALVIVEDWTVVGWNALVTQLFRDYAPLPREERNLFRILMLNERYRADPERYREMARRLVARFKWDYSRTAQPQVFETLIAEMQQSSDLFREYWEAAEIRSHFEDVNSATLPDVGEIAFHHTSYAIEEVPGQRLILFAPADDASAAKLRRLAAEMA; this is encoded by the coding sequence ATGGCGCAAAGAGAGGAACTTACCCGCTTTCTGAAAGCCGCGCGCGGGCGCTTGGCCCCCACCGATGTGGGCCTGCCCGCCGGTGAGCGCCGCCGCACGCGGGGCCTGCGCCGCGAGGAAGTGGCCACTTTGGCGGGCATGAGCGTCACATGGTACACATGGTTCGAGCAGGGGCGCGAGGTCCAGCTTTCCGCCGCGATGATCGAGCGTCTGGGCAAGGCTTTGCGTCTGGAGCCGCAGGAGCGAGAGTTCCTCTTTGCGCTGGCCCAGCACCGCCCGCCGCCGCTGACGGGCCGCGCCGATGAGGCCGTGCGCCCATCGACCCAGCAATTGATGGACAGCCTCTCGATCCCCGCGCTGGTGATCGTCGAGGATTGGACCGTGGTGGGCTGGAACGCTCTGGTGACGCAGCTTTTCCGCGATTACGCCCCGCTGCCGCGCGAAGAGCGCAACCTGTTCCGCATCCTGATGCTGAACGAACGCTATCGGGCCGACCCGGAGCGTTATCGGGAAATGGCCCGCCGTCTGGTGGCCCGTTTCAAGTGGGATTACAGCCGCACAGCCCAGCCGCAGGTGTTCGAAACGCTGATCGCCGAGATGCAGCAATCAAGCGACCTGTTCCGCGAATATTGGGAGGCCGCCGAAATCCGCAGCCATTTCGAGGATGTCAACAGCGCCACCCTGCCCGATGTGGGCGAGATCGCCTTTCACCACACGTCCTATGCGATCGAGGAAGTGCCGGGGCAGCGCCTGATCCTGTTCGCCCCCGCCGATGATGCCAGCGCGGCGAAATTGCGCCGTCTGGCCGCCGAGATGGCATAA
- a CDS encoding 3-keto-5-aminohexanoate cleavage protein, with protein sequence MADKVFITCAVTGSPWPLPKHPNFPFRPEHVAQEALDAAAAGASIIHLHVRDRETGHPSTELEDYREVVGLIRAKNSEVILNVTTGPGCTWMQSEEDPSLPGPGTLMFTAEKRLEHILDLKPDMCTLDICTMNLWGGAAINLKPMVTRLGHMIQDAGVLPEIECFEAGDFVYAADLIAEGALPAHSPYTFVLGTKYGLPATPEAMQYSKNQLPRGATFTGFGIQRHSFPMAAQSVLLGGHVRTGFEDSTYLRKGKQAANNAEMVNWAVELIDHLGADLATPGEARKMLGLKN encoded by the coding sequence ATGGCCGATAAGGTCTTTATCACCTGCGCCGTCACCGGTTCGCCATGGCCGCTGCCCAAGCACCCCAATTTCCCCTTCCGCCCCGAGCATGTGGCGCAGGAAGCGCTGGACGCCGCCGCCGCCGGGGCCTCGATCATCCACCTGCACGTGCGCGACCGCGAAACCGGCCATCCCAGCACCGAGCTGGAGGATTACCGCGAGGTGGTCGGCCTGATCCGCGCGAAGAACAGCGAAGTGATCCTCAACGTCACCACGGGTCCCGGCTGCACATGGATGCAGAGCGAGGAGGACCCCAGCCTGCCCGGCCCCGGCACCTTGATGTTCACGGCGGAAAAGCGGCTGGAACATATCCTCGACCTGAAACCGGATATGTGCACGCTCGACATCTGCACGATGAACCTGTGGGGCGGGGCGGCGATCAACCTCAAGCCGATGGTCACGCGGCTGGGCCATATGATTCAGGATGCGGGCGTTCTGCCGGAAATCGAGTGCTTTGAAGCGGGCGATTTCGTCTATGCCGCTGACCTCATCGCCGAGGGCGCCCTGCCCGCCCATTCGCCCTATACCTTTGTGCTGGGCACCAAATACGGCCTGCCCGCCACGCCCGAGGCGATGCAATATTCGAAAAACCAATTGCCGCGCGGCGCCACTTTCACCGGCTTTGGCATCCAGCGCCACTCCTTCCCCATGGCGGCGCAATCGGTGCTGCTGGGCGGCCATGTGCGCACCGGGTTTGAGGACAGCACCTATCTGCGTAAGGGCAAGCAGGCGGCGAACAATGCCGAGATGGTCAACTGGGCGGTCGAACTGATCGACCATCTGGGCGCGGATCTGGCAACGCCGGGCGAGGCGCGCAAGATGCTGGGCCTGAAGAACTGA